One part of the Alligator mississippiensis isolate rAllMis1 chromosome 3, rAllMis1, whole genome shotgun sequence genome encodes these proteins:
- the LOC109285929 gene encoding uncharacterized protein LOC109285929, producing the protein MKVIPYRQGEEVEEEQEDEDVMMLEEEALTDIMLHLQGQGKVPPLLLTLLPQQTSARKGGHPRGLSPTFDLGRMGRSLAKTLSFLLYRSGAMQDKKHGERFLLAIPALCRATKQRGEDTLEPETCQVVLLQKIMGLMETVTQDEEPNRILCNSIAAICSLSELKPALEPAMESCLLQTTLKICLMSPRHNSLYVRVSPPPPTQSCAPSPGKCSPRLHGTEPWLSFPSRPNSRSTWRTWRPC; encoded by the exons ATGAAAG TGATTCCCTACCGGCAAGGCGAGGAGGTGGAAGAAGAGCAGGAGGATGAAGACGTGATGATGCTGGAGGAAGAAGCCCTCACAGACATCATGCTGCACCTCCAGGGCCAAGGAAAG GTGCCGCCTCTGCTTCTCACTCTGCTTCCCCAGCAGACCAGTGCAAGGAAAGGGGGACATCCAAGGGGTCTTAGTCCCACATTTGATTTGGGCAGGATGGGAAGGTCCCTGGCCAAGACCCTGTCTTTCCTCCTATACCGCTCCGGGGCGATGCAGGACAAGAAGCATGGAGAGCGCTTCCTTCTCGCCATCCCCGCACTCTGCAGAGCCaccaagcagaggggagaggacacCCTGGAGCCGGAGACCTGCCAAGTGGTTCTGCTACAGAAGATCATG GGCCTGATGGAGACAGTGACACAGGATGAAGAGCCAAACAGGATCCTGTGCAACAGCATAGCTGCCATCTGCAGCCTCAG CGAgctgaagccagccctggagccagccatGGAGTCGTGCCTGCTGCAGACCACCCTGAAGATCTGCCTGATGTCCCCAAGACACAACAGCCTTTATGTCAGGGTCAGTCCTCCTCCCCCTACACAGTCCTGCGCACCGTCCCCTGgcaagtgcagccccaggctgcatggtaCTGAGCCTTGGCTATCCTTCCCCTCCAGACCAAACAGCAGAAGCACATGGAGGACCTGGAGGCCATGCTGA